The Magnetococcus marinus MC-1 genome contains the following window.
AAAAAGCCTTTTTTGCAGGTGTTGCCCACAATACCGTCAAGGGTAGCCTGCCCGAAGGGGTGTTTGCCGCCTTTCAAATGACCTTTGCCATTATTACCCCAGCGTTGGTGATCGGTGGTTTTGCCGAACGCATTCGATTTGCCGTCATCCTGCCCTTTACAGCGCTATGGCTATTGTTGGTCTACATTCCAGTGTGTCATTGGGTCTGGGGTGGCGGTTGGATGCAAGCTGCCGGGGTGATGGATTTTGCCGGGGGTGTGGTGGTACACATCACCGCCGGGGTGGCCGCTTTGGTGGCGGCCCTGGTATTGGGGCCGCGCAACGGTTTTCAAAAAACCGTCATGTTTCCCCATAACCTAACCATGACCTACGCCGGGGCTGCCATGCTTTGGGTGGGCTGGTTCGGTTTTAATGGGGGTTCGGCCCTCACCGCCGATGGTTCAGCAGGGTGGGCGATTTTGGCGACCCACATGGGGGCCGCCGCAGGGTCGCTGGCCTGGATGGGTATGGAGTGGATGCGCCATGGCAAACCCAGCGTATTGGGTATTGTCACCGGCATGGTGGCTGGTTTGGGCACCGTAACCCCAGCCTCTGGTTACATTAGCCCCTTTGGGGGCTTTGCAATCGGCCTCATTGCTGGTGTGGTCTGCTATCTGGCCACCATGATGGTGAAACAGCGTTGGAAAATAGATGACTCCCTGGATGTCTTTCCCGTACACGGCGTGGGCGGTATGATCGGTACACTCATGACGGCCCTATTTGCCGCTCCGCTATTTGGGGGCCATGGCTTGGCTTCCAATGCGCAAATTTTACCGCAACTTGCCACCCAAGGGGTGGCGGTGGGGGTGACGGCGCTCTATACCGCCGTGGTCACTTGGCTAATCTTTAAAGGGTTGGCTCAAGTGATGCAACTGCGGGTGAGCAGGGATCAAGAGACCGAGGGCCTTGATTTGGTCGACCATGACGAACGGGGTTATAACCTCTAAGTCTGTTCAAGGATAAAATGAGAGGTCCATGCAGCCCCTCTGCATGGACCTTCTACCCTTACTACCCCCTACAAACAAGGGTGCAGGTTCAAATCAATCTGACCCGCTACAGCCCCACCATCCACCTTAATCGCCTCAACCCATAAGCGGCCTTGTTGCAAGCGATAGTTGGCTTCAATGCTGCGCGCCGTGCCGTAGGTCGGGCCAATCAAGTGTTGCAAACCCCCGAGTAACGCCGCATCGAAGCGACGTGGAAACAGCCGTATGGGGGTGGTGGCGCTCTCCAGCCCATGGTAATGGCGGATCTCCTGAAGTTGCAGGCGTTCCTGGTTTTCCACTTGATTGGTTAAGCGCATAAACCCACTGTAACGATCCCGATTAATCGACCAAGCCACCCCAGGGGTACCCCCTGGCATAAAAATGTGCTGTTGAGCATCCATGACACCACTGCGCATGCCCCGACACTGCACCATATGTCGATAGAGGGTTTGCCGCTGTTGGTTGGGCCAGCGCAAGGTTATCGAGGGACCTTTACCGTGCTCCAGCAGTTTAAGCAGCACCCGCCCTTGTTGAACCTGTACCTCGGTGGGTTGAGGGGTGGGATTGGCCGGTTGTAGCGTGGTTTCTGGTGTAACCCTCGGCATGGCCTCTTGCGTGACCGGCTTGGGGTGCGGTTTTAAGGCGTGCCGTGCCTCAGCGGGTATCTCTAAAGGGGCTGCTGAGGGTGAGGACTGCGGCATGGCTTGTACGGTAACCTCCAGCGGGGCCAGCGGGCTGGGCTTGAGCGGTTTAATGGTTTGTACGGGTGTAACGGGGTTAAGCATGGCGGTGGGTAAGAGCGGATGGGCCACCGGGTTTGTCTCTGGCTTGAGGGGCGGCATTGGAGGGTGCGCGGCGGTGCTCTGCTGCGGCAGCGTAGGCGCGGCGGTTGGTGTGGGCAGCTGGGCTGTGGCTGCCGTCTGCACCGGTGGCGCTGGTAGTTGGACCACTTGTAGCGGCAGGCTGGGTTGAGCCTCTTGCGAAACCTCAGGGGGCAACCATGGTATGGGTTCGAGCTGTTCCGAGCGGCTCCAAAGTTGTACCATCAGCAACGTGGCAATGAGTAG
Protein-coding sequences here:
- a CDS encoding ammonium transporter, with the protein product MMRFSSHLLKGGALFALLLITPTWAWAAEQGLDKADTAWILTTTALVLFMTLPGLALFYGGLVRSKNILSILMQCFAIACLVSVLWLAGGYSLAFEHGGPLNGVIGSLQKAFFAGVAHNTVKGSLPEGVFAAFQMTFAIITPALVIGGFAERIRFAVILPFTALWLLLVYIPVCHWVWGGGWMQAAGVMDFAGGVVVHITAGVAALVAALVLGPRNGFQKTVMFPHNLTMTYAGAAMLWVGWFGFNGGSALTADGSAGWAILATHMGAAAGSLAWMGMEWMRHGKPSVLGIVTGMVAGLGTVTPASGYISPFGGFAIGLIAGVVCYLATMMVKQRWKIDDSLDVFPVHGVGGMIGTLMTALFAAPLFGGHGLASNAQILPQLATQGVAVGVTALYTAVVTWLIFKGLAQVMQLRVSRDQETEGLDLVDHDERGYNL